DNA from Luteolibacter yonseiensis:
AGGAATTGCTGGGTGTAGCGCGTGGCCATCGGACCGCGGACAATGACGGGCGACCGGTCGTCCAGCAGGAATCCCATGGACATGAGTTTCAGCCCGTGGGCTTCGAGCGGAATGATCTCATCGTGTTCGTTCGCCATGGGTTTTTCATCGACGCCGAACATCTGCGCGACGGACGGACCATAGAGGTCGCAGTCGCACAAGCCGACCTTCGCGCCCGAAGCGGCGAGGGCGACCGCGAGATTCGCAGAGACGGTGGATTTGCCGACGCCGCCCTTTCCGGATGCCACGGCGATGATGCGCTTCACCCCCGGGATCGATGACTTGCCGACCGAGCCGCTCATGCCGCCTGCGGCGGCGGGTGCGTCCTTCACCTCGATCTCGATCTTCACCGTGCCGATGTCCGGCAGCGGATCGAGGATGGCGTGGCAGGCCTGGAAAATCTGCTCGGGCACCTTAGGGTCGCGCGTGGCGATCTCCAAATGCACGGTGACGAGGCCGGGCTCGCATTTCACGTCCTTGACGAGGCCGAATGAAATGATGTCCCGGGAGAAGCCGGGGTAGCGGACTTGGCGGAGTGCTTCGCGGATGAAATCTGGGCTCATGGACGGCGGGATTCTCTTCCATTCCTCACGGGGTGCAACGCGTTTGTGAAAGATCTTTTGGAATCAGGACTTTGGAAATTGACAATTTTCCGGAAATCCCCAGCTTGCGCATCCGTCAGATGTTTTTCAATCATTCCACCTATTCCATGCATCAATCCGCCGCCGCAGGTGCCGGGCATGGTTTTGTGTGGA
Protein-coding regions in this window:
- a CDS encoding Mrp/NBP35 family ATP-binding protein, which codes for MSPDFIREALRQVRYPGFSRDIISFGLVKDVKCEPGLVTVHLEIATRDPKVPEQIFQACHAILDPLPDIGTVKIEIEVKDAPAAAGGMSGSVGKSSIPGVKRIIAVASGKGGVGKSTVSANLAVALAASGAKVGLCDCDLYGPSVAQMFGVDEKPMANEHDEIIPLEAHGLKLMSMGFLLDDRSPVIVRGPMATRYTQQFLRQVAWGDLDYLVLDLPPGTGDIQLTIVQTVTVDGSVIVTTPQEVALIDARKAVSMFAKVNVPILGLIENMAWFEGDDGKRYPIFGKDGGVREAEYMNVPLLGQIPIDIETRERGDSGAPVALVSPEKSKVSAAFHEVAAKLRSKLEKVR